In the genome of Kwoniella shandongensis chromosome 6, complete sequence, one region contains:
- a CDS encoding mitochondrial inner membrane protease ATP23, whose protein sequence is MSASSSASSSTLPPTSTESTDSTSPGFEKWRSGLSMFTGLGLSEEQKVERERLKENGKLEKDWDKCEKWKSELMTSSPAVVFLLQHLSLSGCPFPPSAIQCHPCPETRSGGFSPDHGILLCQNRFFSKKHMEDTLTHELLHAFDHCRFKVDWGNLRHHACSEIRAANLSGDCRWTREVKRGFYAFNKQHQACVKRRAILSVLANPACTSPDMAEKAVNEVWESCFADTRPFDEIY, encoded by the exons ATGtccgcctcatcctcagCAAGTAGCTCTACGCTACCTCCCACCTCTACAGAATCAACCGACTCCACATCTCCGGGATTCGAGAAATGGCGATCGGGTCTATCCATGTTCACAGGTCTCGGTTTGTCAGAAGAacagaaagtggagagggaacgaCTGAAAGAGAATGgaaagctggagaaggattggGACAAGTGCGAGAAATGGAAGAGCGAACTGATGACGAGTA GCCCCGCcgtcgtcttccttctccaacacctctCCCTTTCTGGCTgccccttccctccctctgcAATCCAATGTCATCCATGCCCCGAAACTCGTTCGGGCGGATTCTCCCCCGACCACGGTATATTATTATGTCAAAATCGATTCTTTAGCAAAAAACATATGGAAGATACTTTGACTCATGAGCTGTTACATGCTTTCGATCATTGTAGATTTAAAGTTGATTGGGGGAATCTGAGACATCATGCGTGTAGTGAG ATTCGAGCGGCAAACTTGTCGGGAGATTGTAGATGGACAAGAGAAGTGAAACGAGGGTTCTACGCATTCAACAAACAACATCAG GCATGCGTCAAACGTCGTGCGATACTATCCGTCCTCGCAAATCCAGCTTGCACATCCCCCGACATGGCCGAAAAAGCCGTCAACGAAGTTTGGGAGAGCTGTTTTGCCGATACGAGACCGTTTGATGAGATCTACTAG
- a CDS encoding serine/threonine-protein phosphatase PP2A catalytic subunit, with product MANDDVDAWISQLMQCKPLSEPEVKKLCDKAREVLMEESNVQPVRCPVTVCGDIHGQFHDLSELFRIGGNSPDTNYLFMGDYVDRGYYSVETVTLLVALKLRYRDRVTILRGNHESRQITQVYGFYDECLRKYGNANVWKFFTDLFDYLPLTALIDNQIFCLHGGLSPSIDTLDHIRSIDRIQEVPHEGPMCDLLWSDPDDRCGWGISPRGAGYTFGQDISEAFNHNNGLTLVARAHQLVMEGFSWSQERNVVTIFSAPNYCYRCGNQAAILEVDDALKYTFLQFDPAPRAGEPLVSRRPPDYFL from the exons ATGGCAAACGACGATGTGGACGCTTGGATCTCGCAGCTTATGCAGTGTAAGCCATTATCAGAGccagaggtgaagaagttgtgTGATaag GCTAGAGAAGTCTTAATGGAGGAATCAAACGTCCAACCCGTTCGATGTCCCGTCACAGTCTGTGGTGATATCCACGGTCAATTC CACGATTTATCTGAATTATTCCGGATCGGTGGAAACTCTCCCGACACAAACTACCTCTTCATGGGTGACTACGTCGATCGAGGTTATTACTCGGTCGAGACTGTCACTTTACTCGTCGCTTTGAAACTTCGTTATCGCGATCGAGTGACGATCCTGAGAGGAAATCACGAGTCGAGACAGATCACACAGGTTTATGGGTTTTATGATGAATGTTTGAGGAAATATGGGAATGCGAACGTTTGGAAGTTCTTCACGGATCTGTTCGACTATCTCCCTCTGACAGCTTTGATCGATAACCAG ATCTTCTGTCTTCACGGTGGTCTGTCTCCCTCAATCGATACGCTCGACCATATCCGATCCATTGACCGTATCCAGGAAGTGCCTCACGAGGGACCGATGTGTGATTTGTTGTGGTCAGACCCAGATGATAGATGCGGTTGGGGTATCAGTCCCAGAGGAGCGGGATACACTTTCGGTCAGGATATCTCAGAGGCTTTCA ACCACAACAACGGTCTCACACTGGTCGCACGAGCACATCAACTTGTCATGGAAGGTTTCTCATGGTCACAAGAACGAAATGtcgtcaccatcttctcGGCTCCCAACTACTGTTATAGATGTGGTAACCAGGCTGCTAtcctcgaggtggacgatgcGTTGAAGTACAcctt CCTCCAATTCGACCCTGCACCAAGAGCTGGTGAACCTCTTGTTTCTCGAAGACCCCCAGACTAC TTCCTCTAA
- a CDS encoding adenylylsulfate kinase, which yields MATNITFHPGAVTQDERDGLLGQKGATIWLTGLSASGKSTIATALEQHLLHKKLHAYRLDGDNIRFGLNKDLGFDQASRVENIRRIGEVSLLFAASSTLSVTAFISPYLSDRQLARDLHIKAGLPFIEVFVDAPLDVVEQRDPKGLYKKARAGEIKDFTGVSAPYEAPTNPEIHIRTDQTDVAGAVEIIAKYLADKGLIASASA from the exons ATGGCTACCAACATCACTTTCCACCCTG GAGCTGTCACTcaagatgagcgagatgGACTTCTTGGTCAGAAGGGCGCTACGATCTGGTTGACAGGTCTCAGTGCGTCAGGCAAG TCCACTATCGCTACTGCTCTCGAACAACATTTGCTCCACAAGAAGCTCCACGCATACAGACTGGATGGCGATAACATCCGATTCGGCttgaacaag GATCTTGGATTCGACCAAGCTTCTCGAGTTGAGAAC ATCCGACGAATTGGCGAagtctctctcctcttcgctgcctcttccaccctctccgTCACAGCTTTCATCTCACCCTACCTCTCAGACCGTCAACTTGCCCGAGACTTGCACATCAAAGCCGGTCTTCCGTTCATTGAGGTGTTTGTGGATGCGCCTTTggatgtggtggagcagAGAGATCCGAAGGGTCTGTATAAGAAAGCAAGGGCTGGAGAgatcaaag ACTTCACCGGCGTCTCAGCACCTTACGAAGCCCCCACGAACCCCGAGATCCACATCCGTACAGACCAGACCGACGTCGCTGGCGCTGTGGAGATCATCGCGAAATACCTCGCTGACAAGGGTCTCATCGCGTCTGCTTCTGCTTAA